Proteins co-encoded in one Eriocheir sinensis breed Jianghai 21 chromosome 5, ASM2467909v1, whole genome shotgun sequence genomic window:
- the LOC126984249 gene encoding uncharacterized protein LOC126984249, producing the protein MQEKLPCGDMRKLDETEMQSFLSGGLVNQATDGDFGYLILCDTEAVSREVVEKTDDLPLIIRRHNITNRDISSVTREWYEEENRPAPCKNIILIGTHAAQEKMLFALPFLKLLIRLGLVVKKVHAIYTFKQKHFLADFIQDNIEARKSATCPIKKNAIKCISNSIFGRFLMNVAKYSEDIDIVTNREKFLKLARSPYFKRVVPLNDGHVVVTRHRKYSRVNHPNYIGYYILELPKLRLYDFYYNVLKAHYGDRAKLVYCDTDSLITEIETPDLLTEYSQEPFKSYIDTSNFSPSHSLYSTDNKGKLGFLKSEVGERTISEFVGVKPKCYSILLADGDRLSSPKGVPKFIKKKIAHQRYKDALFQKQTFTFDYQGFTVRNGRMSTVTYPKRGISVVEDKRYYISTLESRSYGHPDNSIGIEEEEQEEEVAQIMTLSNEDNLEEGDERGIIEARLAEVMGGQEVGEMGELEEETYELWGERDVLAEQYFPMIKRVEADDDMLMQAAEQEEINQMLSSSPLEYMLVDTDFSE; encoded by the coding sequence atgcaagagaagttgccatgtggggatatgagaaaactagatgagacagaaatgcagtcgtttttgagcgggggcttggtcaatcaagcaaccgatggcgattttggatatctcattctgtgcgatactgaggctgtctcacgtgaagtcgttgagaaaacggatgacctcccactgatcatcagaagacacaatatcaccaacagagatatatcgtcagtcacacgcgaatggtatgaagaagaaaaccgtccagcaccgtgtaagaacataatactgattggaacacatgctgctcaggagaaaatgctatttgctctgcccttccttaaactacttattcgactaggcctggttgttaaaaaagtgcatgctatttatacgtttaagcaaaagcactttcttgcggacttcattcaggataacatagaagcccgcaaaagtgctacttgtcctatcaagaaaaatgcaatcaagtgtatttcaaacagcatttttggtcgattcctgatgaacgtggccaaatatagtgaagacatagatattgtcaccaaccgcgaaaagtttttgaagctggcccgaagtccttactttaaacgcgttgtacccctcaatgatggccatgtagttgtaactcgccataggaaatattcacgggtgaatcatccaaactacattggctactacatcctagagctgcccaagctgcgactatatgatttctattacaatgtgttgaaggctcattacggagatcgggcgaaactagtgtattgtgacactgattccttaataacagaaattgaaactcctgatctattaacagagtactcgcaggaacccttcaaaagctatatagacacaagcaactttagcccctcacattccttgtacagtaCAGACAataaaggaaagcttggatttctcaagtctgaagtgggggaaagaaccatctcagaatttgtaggtgtaaaaccaaagtgctactccatcctcttggcagacggtgaccgctTGAGTTCacctaagggcgttccaaagttcataaagaagaaaattgctcatcagcgatacaaagacgccctattccagaagcaaacatttacctttgactatcagggattcacagtgcgcaatggacgaatgagtacagtaacatatcccaagagagggatatctgtagttgaggacaaaagatactacattagcaccttggagtcgcgatcttacggtcatcccgataattctatagggatagaggaggaagagcaggaggaggaggtagcccagatcatgacactgtcaaacgaagacaatttggaggaaggcgatgaaagaggcataatagaagcgagactagccgaggtaatgggtgggcaagaggtcggtgaaatgggagaactagaagaagaaacctatgaattgtggggagaacgggatgtgctggccgagcaatattttcccatgataaaacgggtagaggcggatgatgacatgttaatgcaagccgcggaacaggaagaaataaatcaaatgctctcatcatccccccttgaatatatgctagtagatacagacttttcagaataa